In Longimicrobiaceae bacterium, a single window of DNA contains:
- a CDS encoding gamma-glutamyltransferase: MARLGPVFVLLACALPAALPAQQTQKPPLHGRHWMAITGKPLAATAGSMMFQKGGNAVDAAAAMLAATSTMWDVLSWGGETQALIYNPRTRKVIGINALGVAPTGATPELFRSKGMEYPPEYGPLAATTPGTPGGLMVMLAEYGTLSLAEVLAPAIEMADGYPIEAQTANSIERNKERLKQWRYSRAVMLPHLGEAREAPHPGEIFRQPDLAATLRKLVEAERQALRQGKNRREAIMAAYDRFYRGDIARELVRGTQEEGGLITLQDLAGWKVKIEEPVSTDYKGIQVYKLTHWTQGPVMLQALNILENFDLRGMGYNSARYVHALYQAMNLAFADRDFYYGDPAFPPEEPIRGLLSKPYAKQRAQGIDWTRNDPDAKPGDPYPFQGGTNPFTALLRNWHTTGVRPAPGDSASSPAPAHDRRPAGPLAAMTAEEAFYAGTTTIQAADTSGWVVSITPSGGWVPAVIAGRTGVGLSQRMQSFVLDPAENPFNVVAPGKQPRVTLTPTLALKEGKPFLSFAVQGGDSQDQNLLQFFLNVVEFGMTVQEATEAANVNSFQLRGSFGAHESQPGRLLLQDQTPPWVRDELRRMGYTLTFDDRTSGPINAIFFDRKNGTLWGGSSNHGEDYGIAW; the protein is encoded by the coding sequence GATGGCGATCACCGGGAAGCCGCTGGCGGCCACCGCCGGCTCCATGATGTTCCAGAAGGGGGGGAACGCGGTGGACGCGGCGGCGGCGATGCTCGCCGCCACCTCCACCATGTGGGACGTGCTGAGCTGGGGCGGCGAGACGCAGGCGCTGATCTACAACCCGCGCACCCGCAAGGTGATCGGGATCAACGCGCTGGGCGTGGCCCCCACCGGCGCCACGCCGGAGCTCTTCCGCTCGAAGGGGATGGAGTACCCGCCGGAGTACGGCCCGCTGGCGGCCACCACGCCCGGGACGCCGGGCGGGCTGATGGTGATGCTGGCGGAGTATGGCACGCTCTCGCTGGCGGAGGTGCTCGCCCCGGCCATCGAGATGGCGGACGGCTACCCCATCGAGGCGCAGACGGCCAACAGCATCGAGCGCAACAAGGAGCGCCTGAAGCAGTGGCGCTACTCGCGCGCGGTGATGCTCCCGCACCTGGGCGAGGCGCGCGAGGCGCCGCACCCCGGGGAGATCTTCCGCCAGCCGGACCTGGCGGCCACGCTGCGCAAGCTGGTGGAGGCGGAGCGGCAGGCGCTCCGGCAGGGGAAGAATCGGCGCGAGGCGATCATGGCGGCGTACGACCGCTTCTACCGCGGCGACATCGCCCGTGAGCTGGTGCGCGGCACGCAGGAGGAGGGCGGGCTCATCACCCTGCAGGACCTGGCCGGGTGGAAGGTGAAGATCGAGGAGCCGGTCAGCACCGACTACAAGGGGATCCAGGTCTACAAGCTCACGCACTGGACCCAGGGGCCGGTGATGCTCCAGGCGCTCAACATCCTGGAGAACTTCGACCTCAGGGGGATGGGCTACAACAGCGCCCGCTACGTGCACGCCCTCTACCAGGCCATGAACCTGGCCTTCGCGGACCGCGACTTCTACTACGGCGACCCGGCCTTCCCGCCGGAGGAGCCCATCCGCGGCCTCCTCTCCAAGCCGTACGCGAAGCAGCGGGCGCAGGGGATCGACTGGACGCGCAACGACCCGGACGCCAAGCCGGGGGATCCGTACCCCTTCCAGGGCGGGACCAACCCGTTCACTGCGCTGCTCCGGAACTGGCACACCACGGGTGTGCGGCCGGCGCCGGGCGACAGCGCCTCGTCTCCCGCGCCGGCCCACGACCGGCGGCCCGCCGGCCCCCTGGCGGCGATGACGGCGGAGGAGGCGTTCTACGCGGGGACCACCACCATCCAGGCGGCGGACACCTCCGGCTGGGTGGTGTCCATCACGCCGAGCGGGGGGTGGGTGCCGGCGGTGATCGCGGGGCGGACGGGGGTGGGGCTGAGCCAGCGGATGCAGAGCTTCGTGCTCGACCCGGCGGAGAACCCGTTCAACGTGGTGGCGCCCGGGAAGCAGCCGCGGGTGACGCTGACGCCCACGCTGGCGCTCAAAGAGGGGAAGCCGTTCCTTTCCTTCGCGGTGCAGGGGGGCGACAGCCAGGACCAGAACCTCCTGCAGTTCTTCCTGAACGTGGTGGAGTTCGGGATGACGGTGCAGGAGGCCACGGAGGCGGCCAACGTCAACTCCTTCCAGCTGCGGGGCTCGTTCGGGGCGCACGAGTCGCAGCCGGGGCGGCTGCTGCTGCAGGACCAGACGCCGCCGTGGGTGCGCGACGAGCTGCGGCGGATGGGGTACACGCTGACCTTCGACGACCGCACCTCCGGGCCGATCAACGCGATCTTCTTCGACCGGAAGAACGGGACCCTATGGGGCGGGTCCAGCAACCACGGCGAGGACTACGGGATCGCGTGGTAG
- a CDS encoding DUF433 domain-containing protein: MADQLSRITINPQQCGGRPCIRGMRIRVTDVLDLLAAGLSSEQVLEELPDLEPEDISAALQFASRKLDHPVLAA, encoded by the coding sequence ATGGCCGACCAGTTGAGCCGCATCACGATCAATCCCCAGCAATGCGGGGGCAGGCCCTGCATTCGCGGCATGCGCATTCGCGTCACTGACGTGCTGGACCTCCTGGCTGCCGGTTTGTCCTCGGAGCAGGTCCTCGAGGAGCTTCCCGATCTTGAGCCCGAGGACATTTCCGCTGCCCTGCAGTTTGCCTCACGCAAGCTGGACCATCCCGTCCTGGCGGCGTGA
- a CDS encoding type II toxin-antitoxin system death-on-curing family toxin — protein MEEPVWLTRLILDTIHSELLSDHGGATGVRAGGDDLIESALARPRHRYAYGSRADLADLAAAYLFGLAKNHGYVDGNKRVGFAAAATFLLLNGVRLTASEPDAYERVIGVVEGHQAEEELAGWFRAHTVPTR, from the coding sequence GTGGAGGAACCAGTCTGGCTGACGCGGCTGATCCTGGACACCATCCACTCCGAGCTGCTCTCGGACCACGGAGGCGCCACCGGGGTGCGGGCGGGCGGCGACGATCTGATCGAGTCCGCGCTGGCGCGCCCGCGGCACAGGTACGCCTACGGCTCAAGGGCCGACCTGGCGGATCTGGCGGCTGCGTACCTGTTCGGTCTTGCGAAGAACCACGGCTACGTCGATGGCAACAAACGCGTGGGCTTCGCGGCCGCGGCCACCTTCCTGCTCCTCAACGGCGTGCGCCTGACGGCCTCCGAGCCGGACGCGTACGAGAGGGTCATCGGAGTCGTCGAGGGGCACCAAGCGGAGGAGGAACTCGCAGGCTGGTTCCGCGCCCATACCGTCCCTACGCGCTGA
- a CDS encoding AbrB/MazE/SpoVT family DNA-binding domain-containing protein, producing the protein MVKEITLRQAGGSVTATLPKDMMDRLHVGPGDRVFVIETERGVLLTPYDPNFDDAMQAFEEVRRQYRNTLRKLAE; encoded by the coding sequence ATGGTGAAGGAGATCACGTTGCGCCAGGCGGGTGGTTCGGTGACCGCCACGCTCCCGAAGGACATGATGGACCGGCTCCACGTCGGACCCGGGGACAGGGTGTTCGTCATCGAGACGGAGCGCGGTGTGCTGCTTACCCCCTACGACCCGAACTTCGACGACGCCATGCAGGCCTTCGAGGAGGTACGGCGGCAGTACCGCAACACCCTGCGCAAGCTCGCGGAGTGA